The Triticum urartu cultivar G1812 unplaced genomic scaffold, Tu2.1 TuUngrouped_contig_4430, whole genome shotgun sequence region TCTTGtgttaagaaaaataaaatcagTGAAAAACAAAAATAATAGATTTAAACCAAGGAATacaagaaaaaacaaaagaaaaccaaAAGTAATGAagaaataaaaccaaataaaatatGTGAAAAAGAAACTATAACAGAAGAAAAATGAAAAACCAaaggaaaacaaaagaaaaagaaaaactcgAGCAGAGCGAGCAGGCCTGTAGCCACACACGACCGAGTTGTGCGAGTGCGTAATGGGCTTGCCCCATTCGCTCGCCTGTAGGTGATTCCTAATAAGAATTGGTATGGGCGAACCATAGCCTTGACGCCACTGAGAGTAGGTTGCACCATTTCATAAGCAAGAAGCAATACACAGTTTTTTTTCTTCATAAAAGGCGTCTTTATTAACTTAGATTGTAGCATCAAGTGGATATCAAGCATAATGAGTGGTACCCGACCTTTGCATGACTAAAATATACACAACCTTAAACGAACAGTCTAACAAATTATATGTAAAAAAAGAATGACAAGTTGGCAACAGTAAAGCCACATGAGTCCAAAACTATGCCATTGTCGACGAAGGAGATGGACCGATCCGGAGATTATATTACCATCCATGTTGGGTAAAAACCTCCCTGGCCACCCGCTCCAACCTCATCACACCGCCTTGAACAACAATTTATACTCCGTTCAATGTAGCGTAGACCGCATACGAAGTGAGTGCGTACAACGGCGGAGACAGCAAGGGCCAAGGCCCGGGCCaacatgccaaattttttttAGAGCAGCGATCTTTTGTTTCAGAAGTTGTGTGTTATGCTGTTCTGGGCCTTGTGGCCCTCCCTAACCGATGAGCAACAGCAAAAGTGGCACAATGAATCCTGTACAAGGCTTGACTTTTCTCTAGTGTTATTCTATCCCAATTCCCAAAAGCTAATCCCAAACACAAAGAGGCAAAGTCACCCTCGTCTCCCAGCCACACGTGATTCCTCTTCCCACCTTTCCCTTTCCTTGGTCCCCCTTTGCTCTGCTCATCCATGGAGACAAACCACTAGCCCCCAAATCTCCTAAATCTTTCTAGTTGCTCTCTCCTGTAGTTGTTGCAGCGCCGCCGGCCGGCTAGACGACTCATCTTTCTTCAAGCCGCTGCAAGCACACAAGAAGAGGTACATATTCTTGATTTGAGATCCCTCTTTCTCTGTCTCTCAGATCTGAAATTTGTTCTATAATTTTTGTTTGGCTTTTCAATTCTCTAAATTGGATAGTCTTatagtggtctatttttatttttCTAGGGTAACCGGTTGTCTCCATGGCCAAAAATAAAAGAAAGCTTGCAACACTACATTCTTTTTTGAGAAGAAAAGAAGAACTGATGATGTTCCAGAACAGATTAATTTGGTTGATGCCCCTCCCTTGGTAGATGAAGAAGAGCAAGTAGATGAACAAGAACAAGTAGAAGAAACTCCAATATCAACAACACCACCTCAGGTTATGAGAGGGAGAGGCAATGATGATTCTACTATTTTGGTAGTCGAAAGAGAACCAGGTCTGCGGTGCCAAATTTCAGATTATCCTCCTAACGATCAAGAAAAAGCTCGAATGGCATATATAAAGCATGGGGCATATCATTTTAAAATGGATGAGTATCCTCCTGATGAGTCGGTGACCCATCCACGCAAGTTTCAGTATCATTGGTTTAAGAGCTTCCCTTGGTTAAAATATTCGCCGGATAAAGATGCAGTCTACTTTTTTCCATGCTTTTTATTTTGTAAGAAGCCACTTGGAAAGAAAGGATCTGATGTGTTTACAGTGAAAGGATTCAAAAAATGGAAGAGAGTTAATGACGGAGAGAGATGTGCATTCTTAACTCACATGGGAAAGGACAGTAAATCTGCTCATAATTATGCTGCAAAATGTTATGATAATCTGAAGAATAAGCCATGTCATATGGAACCATTAGTGGTGAAGCAAACAGATGGGGATATCAAAAGGAATAGGCTGCGGCTTAGAGTAACCGTTGATTCACTACGGTGGTTAGCATTCCAAGCTTGCCCCTTCCGAGGACATGATGAAAGTCTTGATTCAAAGAACCAAGGTAATTTCCTTGAAATGGTGAAATTGATAGCTTCTTATGATGAGGAAATTGGTGCTGTAGTGTTGGGTAATGCTCCAGGCAATGCTAAGTACACATCACCTACAATTCAAAAAGAACTTCTAGGTATCATTGCTTCTAAGGTGCAAAGTGAAATCCGTAAAAAAATAGGAGATGCTAAGTTCTGCTTACTTGTTGACGAGTCAAGAGATGAATCCAAAAGAGAGCAAATGGCACTAGTTATTCGTTTTGTTGATAAACCTGGTTTCACTCGTGAGCGTTTTCTTGATATTGTTCATGTTGCTGATACATCTTCGGCTACTCTAAAAGAAGAGATATCTTCTGTTTTGGTTCAACATCAGTTAGATGTGAACAATATTCGCGGCCAAGGATACGATGGTGGTAGTAACATGCGTGGAGAGTGGAATGGACTACAAGCAAAGTTCATGGAGGAGTGTCCTTATGCATATTATATCCATTGTTTTGCTCATCAGTTGCAGATAGCTCTTGTTGCTGCATCAAAAGAAGTAGCCGATGTTCACAACTTTTTTGATCATCTTGCTCTTGTTATCAATATGGTTGTGTCTCCTAGTAAGAGACATGATGAGTTGCAAGCAAATCAAGTTGCTGAAATGGAGCATTTGATTGAGCTTGGTGAGCTTGAAACTGGAA contains the following coding sequences:
- the LOC125527813 gene encoding zinc finger MYM-type protein 1-like, with the translated sequence MRGRGNDDSTILVVEREPGLRCQISDYPPNDQEKARMAYIKHGAYHFKMDEYPPDESVTHPRKFQYHWFKSFPWLKYSPDKDAVYFFPCFLFCKKPLGKKGSDVFTVKGFKKWKRVNDGERCAFLTHMGKDSKSAHNYAAKCYDNLKNKPCHMEPLVVKQTDGDIKRNRLRLRVTVDSLRWLAFQACPFRGHDESLDSKNQGNFLEMVKLIASYDEEIGAVVLGNAPGNAKYTSPTIQKELLGIIASKVQSEIRKKIGDAKFCLLVDESRDESKREQMALVIRFVDKPGFTRERFLDIVHVADTSSATLKEEISSVLVQHQLDVNNIRGQGYDGGSNMRGEWNGLQAKFMEECPYAYYIHCFAHQLQIALVAASKEVADVHNFFDHLALVINMVVSPSKRHDELQANQVAEMEHLIELGELETGSGANQVGTLQRPCDTRWSSHYASVCSLVKLYKPTFLVLKSIATSKGSGTSPST